One region of Oxalobacteraceae bacterium OTU3CAMAD1 genomic DNA includes:
- a CDS encoding histidine kinase yields the protein MAKPSSMAAARMGRFAAGALAHLAAGALAHLLAGLLGLATAASASAAAIDLHHASWTARDGAPQMVITIAQTADGWLWLGGATGLFRFDGVRFERYVPPGAPLPANGISILNALPSGALWIGYRFGGASVRDQGRLRHYDERDGLPAHSAVWGLEQDGAGRMWAATSAGMYRLERGRWLAADPAWLLPRTGYKTLMRDRQGILWAQGNEGVYSLAAGATRFVKSVPGTGTGVLFDVPDGSIWSWDGLHNRLNRLTPPLNGARARRWDVHGDVSSMLFDRAGDLWVGRQERLEYHTVGAVAATGTQRGLSGSGVAALFEDREGNIWASTSNGIDRFRAKRVAQVPLAHNPGTHALAADDDGGAWVGRHHVARPGANAPPATALWPASPLAWRNVVTCSYRDPDGTLWTGGYGGLWRKRGGDIRAVALPPGVDGVVINSMARDRAGGLWVALAQRGLYRRAPDGAWERKDGVAGLPDETPRTMAHDEAAGLWLGYPRGRLLHLEDGLWRRYGPENGVGVGMVMALHLRGGHVWAGGENGLALRQDDRFIAVGGVGGQAFEGISGIVELDDGDLWLNAAAGLFRVPAAEIARLRATPAYRVRYERLDSLDGLEGSAPVLLPTPSLILATDRHLWLTTTTGVFRLDPARGPAPGPPPPVLIRAIGATGMARPALAGMELAPGTRILQVEYTALALAMPERVRFRYRLDGVDQAWQDAGTRRTAYYSNVGPGRYRFAVMASAADAQWSGEPATLDFSIAPTATESWWFKGLCALVLLAAAWMLYRWRTRLLARRLAGRLEERIHERERIARELHDTLLQSVQGLILQVHAAAMRLPSPEPARGLIEKALLQADDVLHEGRERVRDLRGQDIGAQGLAEALMSAGEQLRPPDAPPPRLLLSGTPRALHPIVHEEVAAIAGEAIANAYRHAAAGRIELRLHYGTAELRLDIADDGVGIAPEVLAAGGRPNHWGFAGMRERAARIGARLALRSLPGAGTEWRLILAGRLAYQTVPRRFWFQ from the coding sequence ATGGCAAAACCCTCTTCCATGGCCGCCGCGCGGATGGGCCGGTTCGCGGCCGGCGCTTTGGCCCACCTCGCGGCCGGCGCCTTGGCCCACCTCCTGGCCGGCCTGCTCGGCCTGGCCACGGCGGCGTCCGCGTCCGCCGCCGCCATCGACCTGCACCACGCCAGCTGGACCGCGCGCGACGGCGCCCCGCAAATGGTCATCACCATCGCGCAGACCGCCGACGGCTGGCTATGGCTGGGCGGCGCCACCGGCCTGTTCCGGTTCGACGGCGTGCGCTTCGAGCGTTACGTCCCACCCGGTGCGCCGCTGCCCGCCAACGGCATCAGCATCCTCAACGCCCTGCCCTCGGGCGCGCTGTGGATAGGCTACCGCTTCGGCGGCGCCAGCGTGCGCGATCAGGGCCGCCTGCGCCATTACGACGAACGCGACGGCCTGCCCGCGCACAGCGCCGTGTGGGGCCTGGAACAGGACGGCGCCGGCCGCATGTGGGCCGCCACCAGCGCCGGCATGTACCGCCTGGAGCGCGGCCGCTGGCTGGCGGCCGATCCGGCCTGGCTGCTGCCGCGCACCGGCTACAAGACCTTGATGCGCGACCGCCAGGGCATCCTCTGGGCCCAGGGCAACGAGGGGGTCTACTCGCTCGCCGCCGGCGCGACCCGCTTCGTCAAGTCGGTACCCGGCACCGGCACCGGCGTGCTGTTCGACGTCCCCGACGGCAGCATCTGGAGCTGGGACGGACTGCACAACCGCCTGAACCGCTTGACCCCGCCCCTCAACGGCGCCCGGGCGCGCCGCTGGGACGTGCACGGCGACGTCAGCAGCATGCTGTTCGACCGCGCCGGCGACCTGTGGGTGGGCCGCCAGGAGCGCCTGGAGTACCACACGGTGGGCGCGGTCGCCGCCACTGGAACGCAGCGCGGCCTGAGCGGCAGCGGCGTGGCCGCCCTGTTCGAGGACCGCGAGGGAAATATCTGGGCATCGACCTCCAACGGCATCGACCGCTTTCGCGCCAAACGCGTGGCACAGGTGCCGCTGGCGCACAACCCCGGCACCCACGCGCTGGCGGCGGACGACGACGGCGGCGCCTGGGTCGGACGCCACCATGTCGCCCGGCCCGGCGCCAACGCGCCGCCCGCCACGGCGCTCTGGCCGGCTTCGCCGCTGGCCTGGCGCAACGTCGTCACCTGCTCCTACCGCGACCCGGACGGCACCTTGTGGACCGGCGGCTACGGCGGCCTGTGGCGCAAACGCGGCGGCGACATCCGTGCGGTCGCGCTGCCGCCCGGCGTGGACGGCGTGGTGATCAACAGCATGGCGCGCGACCGCGCCGGCGGGCTGTGGGTGGCGCTGGCGCAACGCGGCCTGTACCGGCGGGCGCCCGACGGGGCCTGGGAGCGCAAGGACGGCGTGGCCGGCTTGCCCGACGAAACGCCGCGCACCATGGCGCACGACGAGGCGGCCGGCCTGTGGCTGGGCTATCCGCGCGGCCGGCTGCTGCACCTGGAGGACGGCCTGTGGCGCCGTTACGGTCCCGAGAACGGCGTCGGCGTCGGCATGGTCATGGCGCTGCATTTGCGCGGCGGGCACGTGTGGGCCGGCGGCGAGAACGGCCTGGCGCTGCGCCAGGACGACCGCTTCATCGCCGTCGGCGGCGTCGGCGGCCAGGCGTTCGAAGGCATCTCCGGCATCGTCGAACTGGACGACGGCGACCTCTGGCTCAACGCCGCCGCCGGCCTGTTCCGCGTGCCGGCGGCCGAGATCGCGCGGCTGCGCGCGACGCCGGCTTACCGCGTGCGCTACGAACGGCTCGACAGCCTCGACGGCCTTGAGGGCAGCGCTCCCGTGCTGCTGCCGACGCCGTCGCTGATCCTGGCAACCGACCGCCATTTGTGGCTGACGACCACCACCGGCGTGTTCCGGCTCGATCCGGCGCGCGGCCCGGCGCCGGGGCCGCCGCCGCCGGTGCTGATCCGCGCCATCGGCGCCACTGGCATGGCCCGGCCGGCGCTGGCGGGGATGGAACTGGCGCCCGGCACCCGCATACTGCAAGTGGAGTACACGGCGTTGGCGCTGGCCATGCCGGAGCGGGTGCGTTTCCGCTACCGGCTCGACGGCGTCGACCAGGCCTGGCAGGACGCGGGCACCCGGCGCACCGCCTACTACAGCAACGTCGGACCGGGCAGGTACCGGTTCGCGGTCATGGCCTCCGCCGCCGACGCCCAGTGGTCGGGGGAACCGGCCACGCTCGACTTCAGCATCGCGCCCACCGCGACCGAGAGCTGGTGGTTCAAGGGCCTGTGTGCGCTGGTGCTGCTGGCGGCGGCATGGATGCTTTACCGCTGGCGCACGCGCCTGCTCGCCCGCCGGCTGGCCGGACGGCTGGAGGAGCGCATCCACGAACGCGAGCGCATCGCCCGCGAGCTGCACGACACGCTGCTGCAATCGGTGCAGGGCCTGATCCTGCAAGTACACGCGGCGGCGATGCGCCTGCCGTCGCCGGAACCGGCGCGCGGACTGATCGAAAAAGCGCTGCTGCAAGCCGACGACGTGCTGCACGAGGGCCGCGAGCGGGTGCGCGACCTGCGCGGCCAGGACATCGGCGCGCAGGGGCTGGCGGAAGCGCTGATGTCGGCGGGCGAGCAACTGCGGCCGCCGGACGCCCCGCCACCGCGCCTGCTCCTGAGCGGTACGCCGCGCGCGCTGCATCCCATCGTGCACGAGGAAGTGGCGGCCATCGCCGGCGAGGCCATCGCCAACGCCTACCGCCACGCGGCCGCCGGCCGCATCGAGCTGCGGCTGCACTACGGCACGGCCGAACTACGTCTCGACATTGCCGACGACGGCGTCGGCATCGCGCCGGAGGTGCTGGCCGCCGGCGGCCGCCCGAATCACTGGGGATTTGCCGGCATGCGCGAACGGGCCGCGCGGATCGGCGCCCGGCTGGCGTTGCGCAGCCTGCCCGGTGCCGGAACCGAATGGCGGCTGATCCTGGCCGGCCGGCTCGCCTATCAAACGGTACCCCGGCGTTTCTGGTTCCAATAA
- a CDS encoding response regulator transcription factor, producing the protein MEQVLEAPVRVMVVDDHPLMRDGIAAMIACHGSLSLVAEAEDGRQAVEFYGRYAPDVVLMDLQMPVMSGTEAIGAILQADPAARIIALTTYSGDAQVMRALRQGAVSYLLKNTARTELLECVLNVHAGGRPMSADVARQLGVFRHPGDALTGREVEVLRLVANGNSNRRAALLLGVTEDTVKAHMKNILSKLAANDRTHAVTIALNRGILGV; encoded by the coding sequence ATGGAGCAGGTTCTGGAGGCGCCGGTACGGGTCATGGTGGTCGACGACCATCCGCTGATGCGCGACGGCATCGCGGCGATGATCGCCTGCCACGGCAGCCTGTCGCTGGTGGCGGAGGCCGAGGACGGCCGCCAGGCGGTCGAGTTCTACGGGCGCTACGCGCCGGACGTGGTGCTGATGGATTTGCAGATGCCGGTGATGAGCGGCACCGAGGCGATCGGCGCCATCCTGCAAGCCGATCCGGCGGCGCGCATCATCGCGTTGACCACCTACAGCGGCGACGCGCAGGTGATGCGCGCGTTGCGCCAGGGCGCGGTGTCGTATCTGTTGAAAAACACCGCGCGCACCGAGTTGCTCGAATGCGTGCTCAACGTCCATGCAGGCGGACGGCCGATGTCGGCCGACGTGGCGCGCCAGCTCGGCGTATTCCGCCATCCGGGCGACGCCCTGACCGGGCGCGAGGTCGAAGTGCTGCGCCTGGTGGCGAACGGCAACTCGAACCGGCGCGCGGCGCTGCTGCTGGGCGTGACGGAGGACACGGTCAAGGCGCACATGAAAAACATTCTGTCCAAGCTGGCGGCCAACGACCGCACCCACGCGGTGACGATCGCGCTCAACCGGGGCATTCTGGGCGTGTGA
- the xylF gene encoding D-xylose ABC transporter substrate-binding protein: MKKLLSAAAIAVMMVCAGGNAMADAKNPKIGFSIDDLRLERWARDRDYFVAAAEKQGAKVFVQSADASEQRQIAQIENLISRGVDVLVIVPYNATVLNNAVKEAKKAKIKVISYDRLILNADIDAYISFDNKMVGEMQAQGVVAVKPKGNYYLLGGAPTDNNAKMLREGQLKVLQPLIDKGDIKVVGKQWVKDWNPAEAMSIVENALTANGNKLDAVVASNDATAGGAIQALASQKLDGKVAVSGQDADLAGVRRVIAGTQTMTVYKPLKLIATEAAKLSVQLVRGEKPGFNSQYQNGFKQVDTLLLKPTMLTKANMDVVVADGFYTKAQLAAAK; encoded by the coding sequence ATGAAGAAATTACTGAGTGCGGCCGCCATCGCGGTCATGATGGTGTGCGCCGGCGGTAACGCCATGGCGGACGCCAAGAACCCTAAAATCGGCTTTTCCATCGACGACCTGCGCCTCGAGCGCTGGGCGCGCGATCGCGACTACTTCGTCGCCGCCGCTGAAAAGCAGGGCGCCAAAGTCTTCGTGCAGTCGGCCGACGCCAGCGAGCAGCGCCAGATCGCCCAGATCGAGAACCTGATCTCGCGCGGCGTCGACGTGCTGGTCATCGTTCCTTACAACGCCACGGTGCTGAACAATGCCGTCAAAGAGGCGAAGAAGGCCAAGATCAAGGTCATCTCGTACGACCGCCTGATCCTCAACGCCGATATCGACGCTTACATCTCCTTCGACAACAAGATGGTCGGCGAGATGCAGGCGCAGGGTGTGGTCGCCGTCAAACCAAAGGGTAACTACTACCTGCTGGGCGGCGCGCCAACCGACAACAACGCCAAGATGCTGCGCGAAGGCCAGCTGAAGGTATTGCAGCCGCTGATCGACAAGGGCGACATCAAAGTCGTCGGCAAGCAGTGGGTCAAGGACTGGAATCCGGCCGAGGCGATGTCCATCGTCGAAAACGCGCTGACCGCCAACGGCAACAAGCTCGATGCGGTGGTCGCCTCCAACGACGCCACCGCCGGCGGCGCGATCCAGGCGCTGGCTTCGCAAAAGCTGGACGGCAAAGTGGCCGTCTCCGGCCAGGACGCCGATCTGGCCGGCGTGCGCCGCGTCATCGCCGGCACCCAGACCATGACCGTCTACAAGCCGCTCAAGCTGATCGCCACCGAGGCCGCCAAGCTGTCGGTCCAACTGGTGCGCGGCGAAAAGCCGGGCTTCAATTCGCAGTATCAGAACGGCTTCAAACAAGTCGATACGCTGCTGCTGAAGCCAACCATGCTGACCAAGGCGAATATGGATGTCGTCGTGGCCGACGGCTTCTATACCAAGGCCCAACTCGCGGCTGCGAAGTAA
- a CDS encoding SDR family oxidoreductase, whose amino-acid sequence MAAKPAAQTKPEQAIYPSLAGKRVVVTGGGSGIGAGIVEAYARQGAQVTFLDIAEADSRALEATLSTLAVPPKYLHCDLTNLDVLAKTFADIGTVDILINNAANDDRHNLADVTPAYWEGRMAVNLRHQYFCAKAVAQGMREQGGGVILNFGSISWHLALPDLTLYMMAKAAIEGMTRGLARDLGPDNIRVNCIIPGGVRTPRQEALWHTPDEEARILAGQCLKKRVQVDDVAAITLFLSSDSASACSGREYFVDAGWYGA is encoded by the coding sequence GTGGCCGCCAAGCCGGCCGCGCAAACCAAGCCGGAACAGGCGATCTATCCTAGCCTGGCCGGCAAGCGCGTGGTCGTCACCGGTGGCGGCAGCGGCATCGGCGCCGGCATCGTCGAGGCCTATGCGCGCCAGGGCGCCCAGGTGACCTTCCTCGATATCGCGGAAGCCGATTCGCGCGCGCTGGAGGCGACCTTGTCGACCCTGGCGGTGCCGCCGAAGTACCTGCACTGCGACCTGACCAACCTCGATGTGCTGGCCAAGACCTTCGCCGACATCGGCACCGTCGATATCCTGATCAACAATGCCGCCAACGACGACCGCCACAACCTGGCCGACGTCACCCCGGCATACTGGGAAGGCCGCATGGCGGTCAACCTGCGTCACCAATATTTCTGCGCCAAGGCCGTGGCGCAGGGCATGCGCGAGCAGGGCGGCGGCGTGATCCTGAACTTCGGTTCGATCTCGTGGCACCTGGCGCTGCCGGACCTGACCCTGTACATGATGGCCAAAGCCGCCATCGAAGGCATGACCCGTGGCCTTGCGCGCGATCTGGGACCTGATAATATCCGTGTCAATTGCATTATTCCTGGTGGCGTACGTACGCCGCGCCAGGAAGCGTTGTGGCACACGCCGGACGAGGAAGCTCGCATCCTGGCCGGCCAGTGCCTGAAAAAGCGCGTGCAAGTGGACGACGTGGCGGCGATAACGCTGTTCCTTTCCTCGGACAGCGCCTCGGCATGCTCCGGTCGTGAATACTTCGTCGATGCCGGCTGGTACGGCGCATAA
- a CDS encoding dihydroxy-acid dehydratase family protein has protein sequence MSNDMNNQQPRRYRSQDWFDNPDHIDMTALYLERFMNYGITPEELRSGRPIIGIAQSGSDISPCNRIHLELAKRVRDGIRDAGGIAMEFPLHPIFENCRRPTAAIDRNLAYMGLVEILHGYPIDAVVLTTGCDKTTPSQIMAASTVDIPAIVLSGGPMLDGWFEGELAGSGAAIWKGRRQLAAGTIDNEKFLQIAAASAPSAGHCNTMGTASTMNAIAEALGMSLTGCSAIPAPYRERGQMAYETGRRIVEMAKLDIKPSSILNRDAFLDAIVVNAAIGGSTNAQQHIVAMARHAGVELHSSDWMEFGHKVPLLLNMQPAGKFLGERFHRAGGVPAVMWELEQQGMLRSERATVTGRTMRDNLTGKETQDREVIFPFNAPLKEDAGFFVLKGNLFDFAIMKTSVISPAFRERYLSKPGQENVFESRAVVFDGSTDYHNRINDPALNIDEDCILVIRGAGPVGWPGSAEVVNMQPPDALVKRGVNWLPTLGDGRQSGTSDSPSILNASPESAVGGGLAWLRTGDMIRVDLNAGTCDALVPQAEWEERKKGALPAIPASQTPWQEIYRSTVGQMENGACMELAVPYRGVVDNPARHNH, from the coding sequence ATGAGCAATGACATGAACAACCAGCAGCCACGCCGCTACCGCTCGCAAGACTGGTTCGACAATCCAGACCATATCGACATGACCGCGCTCTATCTCGAGCGCTTCATGAACTACGGGATCACGCCGGAAGAGCTGCGCTCGGGCCGCCCGATCATCGGCATCGCGCAAAGCGGCAGCGACATCAGCCCGTGCAACCGCATCCACCTGGAGCTGGCCAAGCGCGTGCGCGACGGCATCCGTGATGCGGGCGGTATCGCGATGGAATTCCCGCTGCATCCGATCTTCGAGAACTGCCGTCGTCCGACGGCGGCGATCGACCGCAACCTGGCCTATATGGGACTGGTCGAGATCCTGCACGGCTATCCGATCGACGCCGTGGTGCTGACCACCGGCTGCGACAAGACCACGCCGTCGCAGATCATGGCCGCATCGACGGTGGATATTCCCGCCATCGTGCTGTCCGGCGGTCCGATGCTGGACGGTTGGTTCGAGGGTGAACTGGCCGGTTCCGGCGCGGCGATCTGGAAAGGCCGCCGCCAGCTGGCCGCCGGCACCATCGACAACGAGAAGTTCCTGCAGATCGCCGCCGCCTCGGCGCCGTCGGCGGGGCACTGCAACACCATGGGCACCGCGTCGACGATGAACGCCATCGCCGAGGCGCTGGGCATGTCGCTGACCGGTTGCTCGGCGATTCCGGCGCCGTACCGCGAACGTGGCCAGATGGCGTACGAAACCGGCCGCCGCATCGTCGAGATGGCAAAGCTGGACATCAAGCCGTCTTCGATCCTGAACCGCGACGCCTTCCTCGACGCGATCGTGGTCAACGCCGCCATCGGCGGTTCGACCAACGCGCAGCAGCACATCGTCGCGATGGCGCGCCACGCCGGCGTCGAGCTGCATTCGAGCGACTGGATGGAATTCGGCCACAAGGTGCCGCTGCTGCTGAACATGCAGCCCGCCGGTAAGTTCCTCGGCGAGCGTTTCCACCGCGCGGGCGGCGTGCCGGCCGTGATGTGGGAGCTGGAGCAGCAGGGCATGTTGCGCTCGGAGCGCGCCACCGTCACCGGCCGCACCATGCGCGACAACCTGACCGGTAAAGAGACGCAGGACCGCGAAGTGATCTTCCCGTTCAACGCGCCGCTGAAAGAAGATGCGGGCTTCTTCGTCTTGAAGGGCAACCTGTTCGATTTCGCCATCATGAAGACGAGCGTGATTTCGCCGGCCTTCCGCGAGCGTTATCTGAGCAAGCCTGGCCAGGAAAACGTGTTCGAGTCGCGCGCCGTGGTGTTCGACGGTTCAACCGACTATCACAACCGTATCAACGATCCGGCGCTGAACATCGACGAGGATTGCATCCTCGTGATTCGCGGCGCCGGCCCGGTGGGCTGGCCTGGTTCCGCCGAGGTGGTGAACATGCAACCGCCCGATGCGCTGGTCAAGCGCGGCGTCAACTGGCTGCCGACCTTGGGCGACGGACGCCAGTCCGGCACCTCGGACAGCCCGTCGATCCTGAACGCGTCGCCGGAAAGCGCCGTCGGCGGCGGTCTGGCGTGGCTGCGCACCGGTGATATGATCCGCGTCGATCTGAACGCCGGTACTTGCGACGCGCTGGTCCCGCAGGCCGAGTGGGAAGAACGCAAGAAGGGCGCGCTGCCGGCCATTCCGGCCAGCCAGACGCCTTGGCAAGAAATTTATCGCAGCACCGTGGGCCAAATGGAAAACGGTGCGTGCATGGAACTGGCTGTACCATACCGGGGCGTGGTGGATAATCCGGCCCGGCATAATCATTAA
- a CDS encoding alpha/beta hydrolase — translation MKPVPPLHRTGLRGAAAALLVLAAHAALAAAPIDAPVPGFSDKYATVNGVRLHYKIGGQGTPVVLLHGYAQTGHMWGPAMRELVKKHTVIVPDLRGAGGSEKPAGGYDKKTMAVDIHELVKSVSSGPAAVVGHDIGMMVAYGYAAQFPADTSRLVVMDAFVPGVGDWRTAFPAQAVWHFHFYGDTPLALVKGRERIYFEHFWNDFSADKGKSIKEADRKLYAAAYAQPDGMRAGFSYFSGFEQDAADFGPMSQTKLTMPVLAIGGEKSAGAFVGNQAKLYATNVQSVIIKGSGHWLIDEAPEQVVPALVSFID, via the coding sequence ATGAAACCCGTCCCTCCCCTACACCGCACCGGTTTGCGCGGCGCCGCCGCAGCCTTGCTGGTCCTTGCCGCCCACGCGGCCCTGGCAGCCGCGCCGATCGACGCGCCGGTGCCCGGCTTCAGCGACAAGTACGCCACCGTCAACGGCGTGCGCCTGCACTACAAGATCGGCGGCCAGGGCACGCCGGTGGTGCTGCTGCACGGCTACGCGCAAACCGGTCACATGTGGGGGCCGGCGATGCGCGAGCTGGTCAAGAAGCACACGGTCATCGTGCCCGACCTGCGCGGCGCCGGCGGCTCCGAGAAGCCGGCCGGCGGCTACGACAAGAAAACCATGGCGGTCGACATCCATGAACTGGTCAAATCCGTCAGCAGCGGGCCGGCGGCGGTGGTCGGCCACGACATCGGCATGATGGTGGCCTATGGCTACGCGGCGCAATTTCCGGCCGACACCAGCCGGCTGGTCGTCATGGACGCCTTCGTGCCCGGCGTCGGCGACTGGCGCACCGCCTTCCCGGCGCAGGCGGTGTGGCATTTCCATTTCTACGGCGACACACCGCTGGCCCTCGTCAAGGGCCGCGAACGAATTTACTTTGAGCACTTCTGGAACGACTTCTCGGCCGACAAGGGCAAGTCGATCAAGGAAGCCGACCGCAAGCTGTACGCGGCCGCGTACGCGCAGCCGGACGGCATGCGCGCCGGCTTCTCCTACTTCAGCGGGTTCGAACAGGACGCCGCCGATTTCGGTCCGATGAGCCAGACCAAGCTGACCATGCCGGTGTTGGCCATCGGCGGCGAGAAGTCGGCCGGCGCCTTCGTCGGCAACCAGGCCAAACTCTATGCGACCAATGTGCAAAGCGTGATCATCAAAGGCTCCGGCCACTGGCTGATCGACGAGGCGCCGGAGCAGGTGGTGCCGGCCCTGGTGTCGTTCATCGACTAA
- a CDS encoding DNA-binding transcriptional regulator — protein MKSHRIALLFNANKIFDREVIAGIAAHLSSTRASWDLFLEEDFRLRLPGIEHWQGDGIIADFDDPAVAAALSRTRIPVVAVGGSYASEINYPTGVPYVATDNFKLIKLAHDHLIEAGLRHFAMFSLPEAQENRWAQERETAFRKLMTDDKMEPQIYRGLGTSAASWDEAVEQQIKWLHSLPKPVGIIAVTDARARQLLQACIMANIEVPEQVALIGIDNDPLARMLTRIPLSSVIQGAQEMGRTAAHLLDQMLHGVRLQGTRVMVPPVGINVQTSTRHEAPKHPHVMRARHFIRQYACQGIKTHQVAEYVGISRSSLESYFRQELDCSVHDVILRFKLDAATERLARGDSSIAEVALTCGFTSVQYMHAVFKRELGCTPRAYQDRMLKCPETAAAPEGAAPALRSVA, from the coding sequence ATGAAGTCCCACCGTATTGCGCTGTTATTTAACGCAAACAAGATTTTTGACCGCGAAGTCATCGCCGGTATTGCCGCGCATTTGAGCAGTACCCGCGCGTCCTGGGATCTGTTCCTGGAAGAGGACTTCCGCTTGCGCCTGCCCGGCATCGAGCACTGGCAGGGCGACGGCATCATCGCCGATTTCGACGATCCGGCCGTGGCCGCCGCGTTGTCGCGCACCCGCATCCCGGTGGTGGCCGTGGGCGGCTCCTACGCCAGCGAGATCAACTATCCGACCGGCGTGCCCTACGTCGCGACCGACAACTTCAAACTGATTAAACTTGCCCACGATCATCTAATCGAGGCGGGCTTGCGCCATTTCGCCATGTTCAGCCTGCCGGAGGCGCAGGAAAACCGCTGGGCGCAGGAGCGTGAGACGGCGTTCCGCAAGCTGATGACCGACGACAAGATGGAGCCGCAGATCTATCGCGGCCTGGGCACCAGCGCCGCCTCGTGGGACGAGGCGGTGGAGCAGCAGATCAAATGGCTGCATAGCCTGCCCAAGCCGGTCGGCATCATCGCCGTTACCGACGCGCGCGCGCGCCAGCTGCTGCAAGCCTGCATCATGGCCAATATCGAGGTGCCGGAGCAGGTGGCGCTGATCGGCATCGACAACGATCCGCTGGCGCGCATGCTCACCCGCATTCCCCTCAGTTCCGTGATCCAGGGCGCCCAGGAGATGGGCCGCACCGCCGCCCACCTGCTGGACCAGATGCTGCACGGCGTGCGTCTGCAGGGCACGCGCGTGATGGTGCCGCCGGTCGGCATCAACGTCCAGACCTCCACCCGCCACGAGGCGCCCAAACATCCGCACGTGATGCGCGCGCGCCATTTCATCCGCCAATACGCCTGCCAGGGCATCAAGACGCACCAGGTGGCCGAATATGTCGGGATTTCGCGCTCGTCCCTGGAGTCGTACTTCCGCCAGGAGCTTGATTGCAGCGTGCACGATGTGATCCTGCGCTTTAAACTGGATGCGGCCACCGAGCGCCTGGCGCGCGGCGACAGCAGCATCGCCGAGGTGGCGCTGACCTGCGGCTTCACTTCCGTCCAGTACATGCACGCGGTGTTCAAGCGTGAGCTGGGCTGCACGCCGCGCGCCTACCAGGACCGCATGCTCAAGTGCCCGGAGACGGCAGCCGCGCCGGAGGGCGCTGCGCCCGCCTTGCGCAGCGTCGCCTGA